A stretch of Crossiella cryophila DNA encodes these proteins:
- the pruA gene encoding L-glutamate gamma-semialdehyde dehydrogenase, producing MDAITSVPAPVNEPVRGYAPGSPERASLQRRIAELEAEQLELTMTIGGQQRMAGGDRINVVQPHDHQHVLGVTGQATNEDVAQAVAAAKDAAPAWRDLPFDERAAVLLRAADLLAGPWRDTINAATVLGQSKSAQQAEIDAACEFIDFLRFNVQFGRQLIAEQPISAPGMWNRFDHRPLDGFTVAITPFNFTAIAGNLPLSPALMGNTVVWKPSPTQQLAAHHTMRLLEAAGLPAGVINLVTGDGHAVSEVALTDPELAGLHFTGSTATFKALWKNIAGNLDNYRSYPRLVGETGGKDFIVAHPSADPTAVAVGVVRGAFEYQGQKCSAASRAYLPRSLWEGGLREQIADLTKQITYGDVTDFSYFGGAVIDARAFAKHKAALTKAAADPTIEVLAGGTCDDSVGYFVQPTVLVGTDPLNEVFTTEYFGPIIAVHVYEDADYAKVLELADNSTPYALTGAIFATDRVAIEQAHQALRFSAGNFYVNDKPTGAVVGQQPFGGSRGSGTNDKAGSVLNLLRWTSPRSIKETFVPPTSTGYPHMG from the coding sequence ATGGACGCCATCACGTCCGTCCCGGCCCCGGTCAACGAGCCTGTTCGCGGCTACGCGCCCGGCTCTCCCGAGCGGGCCTCGCTCCAGCGGCGGATCGCCGAGCTGGAGGCCGAGCAGCTCGAGCTGACCATGACCATCGGCGGCCAGCAGCGGATGGCCGGTGGCGACCGGATCAACGTGGTCCAGCCGCACGACCACCAGCACGTGCTGGGCGTGACCGGCCAGGCCACCAACGAGGATGTCGCGCAGGCCGTTGCCGCGGCCAAGGACGCCGCGCCCGCGTGGCGGGACCTGCCCTTCGACGAGCGGGCCGCGGTGCTGCTGCGCGCCGCCGACCTGCTGGCCGGACCGTGGCGGGACACCATCAACGCGGCCACCGTCCTCGGCCAGTCCAAGTCGGCCCAGCAGGCCGAGATCGACGCCGCCTGCGAGTTCATCGACTTCCTGCGCTTCAACGTGCAGTTCGGCCGCCAGCTCATCGCCGAGCAGCCGATCTCCGCGCCGGGCATGTGGAACCGGTTCGACCACCGGCCGCTGGACGGCTTCACGGTGGCCATCACCCCGTTCAACTTCACCGCCATCGCGGGCAACCTGCCGCTGTCCCCGGCGCTGATGGGCAACACCGTGGTGTGGAAGCCCTCGCCGACCCAGCAGCTGGCCGCGCACCACACCATGCGGCTGCTGGAGGCCGCCGGCCTGCCCGCAGGCGTGATCAACCTGGTCACCGGTGACGGGCACGCGGTGAGCGAGGTCGCGCTGACCGACCCCGAGCTGGCCGGGCTGCACTTCACCGGCTCCACCGCGACCTTCAAGGCGCTGTGGAAGAACATCGCGGGCAACCTGGACAACTACCGCAGCTACCCGCGCCTGGTCGGCGAGACCGGCGGCAAGGACTTCATCGTCGCGCACCCCTCGGCCGACCCGACCGCCGTTGCGGTGGGCGTGGTGCGTGGCGCGTTCGAGTACCAGGGCCAGAAGTGCTCGGCCGCGAGCCGCGCGTACCTGCCGCGCTCGCTGTGGGAGGGCGGCCTGCGTGAGCAGATCGCCGACCTGACCAAGCAGATCACCTACGGCGACGTCACCGATTTCAGCTACTTCGGTGGCGCGGTCATCGACGCGCGGGCCTTCGCCAAGCACAAGGCGGCCCTGACCAAGGCCGCGGCGGACCCGACCATCGAGGTTCTGGCCGGTGGCACCTGCGACGACTCGGTCGGCTACTTCGTGCAGCCGACCGTGCTGGTGGGCACCGACCCGCTGAACGAGGTGTTCACCACCGAGTACTTCGGGCCGATCATCGCGGTGCACGTCTACGAGGACGCCGACTACGCCAAGGTGCTCGAACTCGCCGACAACAGCACCCCGTACGCGCTCACCGGGGCGATCTTCGCCACCGACCGGGTCGCGATCGAGCAGGCGCACCAGGCGCTGCGGTTCAGCGCGGGCAACTTCTACGTCAACGACAAGCCGACCGGCGCGGTCGTCGGCCAGCAGCCCTTCGGCGGCAGCCGCGGCTCCGGCACCAACGACAAGGCCGGTTCGGTGCTGAACCTGCTGCGCTGGACCAGCCCGCGCTCCATCAAGGAGACCTTCGTGCCGCCGACCTCCACCGGCTACCCGCACATGGGCTGA
- the rsgA gene encoding ribosome small subunit-dependent GTPase A gives MKQGWRNLDESDVRVRPTKGTRPRSKQRPKHSDAEQAMVITVDRGRWTCAVGDDPDRKVTAMRARELGRTPIVVGDRVDLVGDISGQTDTLARIVRVAERSSVLRRTADDTDAFERVVVANASQLVIVVALADPPPRPGFIDRCLVAAYAGGLAPVLCLTKADLAGAEALLAAYSGLDFNVVVTRFDEEPAELRRLLAGQVSALVGHSGVGKSTLVNKLLPGVDRATGAVSGVGKGRHTSTSTLALPLPVEVGGWVIDTPGIRSFGLAHVKPDDLVKHFDDLAETAEECPVNCGHLGPPADPDCALETLLAKGGPTADRIVSLRRLLVSKSGKEELVD, from the coding sequence GTGAAGCAGGGCTGGCGCAACCTGGACGAGTCCGATGTGCGGGTGCGCCCCACCAAGGGCACCCGGCCCCGCAGCAAGCAACGACCCAAGCACTCTGACGCCGAGCAGGCCATGGTGATCACCGTGGACCGCGGCCGGTGGACCTGCGCGGTCGGCGACGACCCTGACCGCAAGGTCACCGCGATGCGCGCCCGCGAGCTGGGCCGCACGCCGATCGTGGTCGGCGACCGGGTCGACCTGGTCGGGGACATCTCGGGCCAGACCGACACCCTGGCCAGGATCGTGCGGGTGGCCGAGCGCAGCAGCGTGCTGCGCCGCACCGCCGATGACACCGACGCCTTCGAGCGGGTGGTGGTGGCCAACGCCAGTCAGCTGGTGATCGTGGTCGCGCTGGCCGATCCGCCGCCCCGGCCCGGCTTCATCGACCGCTGCCTGGTCGCGGCCTACGCGGGCGGGCTGGCCCCGGTGCTGTGCCTGACCAAGGCCGACCTGGCGGGCGCCGAAGCGCTGCTCGCCGCCTACTCCGGCCTGGACTTCAACGTGGTGGTGACCCGCTTCGACGAGGAGCCCGCCGAACTGCGCAGGCTGCTGGCCGGACAGGTCTCCGCGCTGGTCGGGCATTCCGGCGTCGGCAAGTCCACCCTGGTCAACAAGCTGCTGCCGGGAGTGGACCGGGCCACCGGCGCGGTCAGCGGGGTGGGCAAGGGCAGGCACACCTCCACCTCCACCCTGGCCCTGCCCCTGCCGGTGGAGGTGGGCGGCTGGGTGATCGACACCCCCGGCATCCGCTCCTTCGGCCTGGCGCACGTGAAGCCGGATGACCTGGTCAAGCACTTCGACGACCTGGCCGAGACCGCCGAGGAATGCCCGGTCAACTGCGGCCACCTCGGCCCGCCAGCCGACCCGGACTGCGCGCTGGAGACGCTGCTCGCCAAGGGCGGCCCGACCGCGGACCGGATCGTCTCGCTGCGCAGGCTGCTGGTCTCCAAATCAGGCAAGGAAGAGCTGGTCGACTGA